Proteins co-encoded in one Gadus morhua chromosome 6, gadMor3.0, whole genome shotgun sequence genomic window:
- the prnpb gene encoding uncharacterized protein prnpb isoform X1, producing MLISRTSIQTSSDPERLHPTHNTRAIIPGTAPGHTSEYNGNTNPRVAPVVKRGSSGGGKSTTNRGTSTSTSNRGNANSGKKPTKGAQPQPGSNPKKADSNQGRPTANRHGYPQQGWGAGKPNQPQAGGYGGREYPGGQLNYNPSNRILSPGFGGSYGYGSHGGAGGSPYSRSVQGMGYSPSSSSKGFGRGAVMAAGTGVITGMALGYGLSRVPRHPIHFQSPEDERYYNQYMYQKYGQRSTDKDDYSRDYVFSPPSFSEYFKTCMKRQDLLLPTVKTPTSPIIPIATDKGPRKNTLGSNDTLGSKDTLGSSKTMGSSNTLGSNDTLGSNNTLGTNQTNNPTANPLPPASKDFSQSDDADDNDDDTVSIVEIGYPALIDQLRARRCVHLYIDLSGSFLKKRGSEPDGVAQCAGSGLQQVLAVVVGTLLSLASCN from the exons ATGTTGATTTCCCGGACTTCCATTCAGACGTCATCGGATCCCGAGCGTCTCCACCCAACCCACAACACACGCGCTATTATCCCTGGCACTGCTCCGGGACACACATCAGAGTATAACGGGAACACCAACCCGCGCGTCGCACCTGTTGTTAAG AGAGGGTCGAGCGGCGGGGGGAAGTCCACCACCAACCGCGGCACCAGCACCTCCACATCGAACCGCGGGAACGCAAACTCGGGTAAGAAACCCACCAAGGGCGCCCAGCCGCAACCCGGCAGCAACCCGAAGAAAGCTGACTCCAACCAGGGGAGGCCAACGGCCAACCGACACGGATACCCACAACAAGGATGGGGAGCCGGCAAGCCTAACCAACCCCAAGCAGGTGGGTACGGCGGCAGAGAATACCCGGGTGGACAACTCAACTACAACCCTAGTAACAGGATCCTAAGTCCTGGCTTCGGAGGGAGCTATGGATACGGCAGCCACGGGGGCGCAGGGGGCTCTCCGTACTCCCGCTCGGTGCAGGGCATGGGATACAGCCCGTCCAGCAGTTCCAAAGGGTTCGGACGCGGTGCGGTAATGGCGGCCGGAACGGGGGTCATCACAGGCATGGCTCTGGGCTACGGTCTCAGCAGGGTCCCCCGCCACCCCATCCACTTCCAAAGCCCTGAGGACGAGCGCTACTATAACCAGTACATGTACCAGAAGTACGGCCAGCGTTCCACCGACAAGGACGACTACAGCAGGGACTACGTGTTCAGCCCGCCCTCTTTTTCTGAATACTTTAAAACATGCATGAAAAGGCAGGACCTGTTGTTACCCACTGTTAAGACCCCCACTTCTCCAATCATTCCCATTGCAACAGACAAGGGCCCACGCAAGAACACATTGGGGAGTAACGACACATTGGGGAGTAAAGACACATTGGGGAGTAGTAAGACAATGGGGAGTAGCAACACATTGGGGAGTAACGACACATTGGGGAGTAACAACACATTGGGGACCAACCAGACCAACAATCCAACAGCCAACCCACTTCCCCCTGCATCGAAAGATTTTAGCCAGTCGGACGATGCTGATGATAACGATGACGATACCGTTAGCATCGTGGAGATCGGCTACCCGGCGCTGATTGATCAGCTGAGGGCCAGGAGGTGTGTGCATCTCTACATAGACCTCTCTGGTAGCTTCTTGAAGAAACGGGGGTCGGAACCCGACGGAGTAGCCCAGTGCGCAGGGAGTGGCCTCCAGCAGGTTCTGGCTGTGGTCGTCGGCACTTTGCTCAGCCTGGCGAGCTGCAACTGA
- the prnpb gene encoding uncharacterized protein prnpb isoform X2 — protein MKPTSVALLCLPFLLVLVHLTLAKRGSSGGGKSTTNRGTSTSTSNRGNANSGKKPTKGAQPQPGSNPKKADSNQGRPTANRHGYPQQGWGAGKPNQPQAGGYGGREYPGGQLNYNPSNRILSPGFGGSYGYGSHGGAGGSPYSRSVQGMGYSPSSSSKGFGRGAVMAAGTGVITGMALGYGLSRVPRHPIHFQSPEDERYYNQYMYQKYGQRSTDKDDYSRDYVFSPPSFSEYFKTCMKRQDLLLPTVKTPTSPIIPIATDKGPRKNTLGSNDTLGSKDTLGSSKTMGSSNTLGSNDTLGSNNTLGTNQTNNPTANPLPPASKDFSQSDDADDNDDDTVSIVEIGYPALIDQLRARRCVHLYIDLSGSFLKKRGSEPDGVAQCAGSGLQQVLAVVVGTLLSLASCN, from the coding sequence ATGAAGCCGACTTCAGTAGCCCTGCTATGTCTCCCCTTCCTTCTGGTCCTCGTCCATCTGACACTGGCAAAGAGAGGGTCGAGCGGCGGGGGGAAGTCCACCACCAACCGCGGCACCAGCACCTCCACATCGAACCGCGGGAACGCAAACTCGGGTAAGAAACCCACCAAGGGCGCCCAGCCGCAACCCGGCAGCAACCCGAAGAAAGCTGACTCCAACCAGGGGAGGCCAACGGCCAACCGACACGGATACCCACAACAAGGATGGGGAGCCGGCAAGCCTAACCAACCCCAAGCAGGTGGGTACGGCGGCAGAGAATACCCGGGTGGACAACTCAACTACAACCCTAGTAACAGGATCCTAAGTCCTGGCTTCGGAGGGAGCTATGGATACGGCAGCCACGGGGGCGCAGGGGGCTCTCCGTACTCCCGCTCGGTGCAGGGCATGGGATACAGCCCGTCCAGCAGTTCCAAAGGGTTCGGACGCGGTGCGGTAATGGCGGCCGGAACGGGGGTCATCACAGGCATGGCTCTGGGCTACGGTCTCAGCAGGGTCCCCCGCCACCCCATCCACTTCCAAAGCCCTGAGGACGAGCGCTACTATAACCAGTACATGTACCAGAAGTACGGCCAGCGTTCCACCGACAAGGACGACTACAGCAGGGACTACGTGTTCAGCCCGCCCTCTTTTTCTGAATACTTTAAAACATGCATGAAAAGGCAGGACCTGTTGTTACCCACTGTTAAGACCCCCACTTCTCCAATCATTCCCATTGCAACAGACAAGGGCCCACGCAAGAACACATTGGGGAGTAACGACACATTGGGGAGTAAAGACACATTGGGGAGTAGTAAGACAATGGGGAGTAGCAACACATTGGGGAGTAACGACACATTGGGGAGTAACAACACATTGGGGACCAACCAGACCAACAATCCAACAGCCAACCCACTTCCCCCTGCATCGAAAGATTTTAGCCAGTCGGACGATGCTGATGATAACGATGACGATACCGTTAGCATCGTGGAGATCGGCTACCCGGCGCTGATTGATCAGCTGAGGGCCAGGAGGTGTGTGCATCTCTACATAGACCTCTCTGGTAGCTTCTTGAAGAAACGGGGGTCGGAACCCGACGGAGTAGCCCAGTGCGCAGGGAGTGGCCTCCAGCAGGTTCTGGCTGTGGTCGTCGGCACTTTGCTCAGCCTGGCGAGCTGCAACTGA
- the prnpa gene encoding prion protein a (Kanno blood group) — protein MAGQKKLLAVTSCLLLLACLLPSSEARRGGGFGFGRGGSFGRSGGFGRGGGQAYRPMPAQSGGSSVGKMAGAAAAGAVGGAMLGSALSRPGYGHGYGGMGMGGGYGGGYGGYGGGYGGGYGQRGYGGGYGARPVGDMEGSGGMEYYTGAASGPMYNSIIVVLGFLVSVLMGHWMSHV, from the coding sequence ATGGCTGGCCAGAAAAAGCTCCTAGCTGTGACCTCCTGCCTCCTGCTCCTAGCCTGTCTCCTGCCAAGCTCTGAGGCCCGGCGCGGGGGCGGCTTCGGCTTCGGCCGTGGCGGCAGCTTCGGTCGTAGCGGGGGATTCGGCCGCGGCGGGGGCCAGGCCTACAGGCCGATGCCTGCCCAGAGCGGTGGCTCTAGCGTGGGGAAGATGGCGGGGGCGGCAGCCGCAGGCGCCGTCGGGGGAGCCATGCTGGGGTCCGCCCTGAGCCGGCCAGGATATGGACACGGTTATGGGGGCATGGGGATGGGGGGTGGCTATGGCGGGGGCTATGGAGGATACGGTGGTGGATATGGAGGTGGATATGGTCAACGTGGCTACGGCGGGGGCTACGGCGCCAGGCCCGTTGGAGACATGGAGGGATCTGGAGGCATGGAGTATTACACAGGGGCCGCCAGCGGACCCATGTACAACAGCATCATCGTGGTCCTCGGCTTCTTGGTGTCTGTGCTCATGGGCCACTGGATGTCCCACGTGTAG